DNA from Synechococcus sp. CBW1108:
AGGCCGCCAACATCGAGGAGCTGACCGCGGCCCAGGTGAAGCAGGAATCCCTGATTGCCACCATGGCAGATGGGGCCGTACTGCTCGATGCCGAAGGGGCAATAGTGCTGGCCAATCCCACCGCCCGCCGCCTGTTCCGCTGGGAGGGCCGCAAGCTCGAAGGCAGCGACCTGATCGCCGAACTGCCCGAAAGGTTGGCGATGGAGCTCCAGTCAGCTCTGGAGAGTCTGATCTGCAGCGCCCGCGACAGTGCTGATGTGCGCTGCCGATTTGGCGAACCGCCCCGCACCCTGCGGATCGTGCTGCAATCAGTGCGGGATGCCACCGGCGAAAGCCTTAAGGGAATCGCCGTCACCATCCAGGACCTCAGCCGCGAGGTGGAATTGAACGCCGCCCAGAGCCGCTTCATCAGCAACGTCTCCCACGAATTGCGCACACCCCTGTTCAATATCAAGAGCTACGTGGAAACCCTCCACGACCTGGGCGACCAGCTCACAGAAGCGGAAAAAAAGGAGTTTCTGGGCATCGCCAACGATGAAACCGATCGACTTACCCGGCTCGTCAACGACGTGCTCGACCTCTCCAGGCTGGAATCGGAACGGGTCTGGACCCTCGAACCGATGGAGCTGACTGCCGCCATCGAACAGACCCTCCGTACCTATCGGCTCAATGCGGATGAAAAGGAGGTGGCCCTGGACTTTCACGCCGACCCCCAACTGCCTCGGATTCTGGGCAACTGGGACCTGCTGTTGCAGGTGTTCGACAACCTGGTGGGCAATGCCCTCAAATTCACCCCCAAGGGTGGCAGGCTACAGCTGCGGGCCTATCCCTGGCCAGATCTCTGCCAGCTCACCCCAGGCACCGAACCGAATAGCGAAAGTCCGAGCTGTGAGCTGACCTCACCCCTGCCCAGGCTGCGCATCGAAATCTCCGACAGCGGCTGTGGCATCAGCGAGGCCGATAAGGAGCGCATCTTCGAGCGCTTCTACAGGGTCGAAAACGCGGTGCACACCGAAGCTGGAACAGGACTGGGCCTTTCGATCGTGCGGGGCATTCTCGAAAAACATGGGACCCAGGTGCGCATGGCCAGCGAACCGGGCACGGGCTCCACCTTTTGGTTCGACCTGCCGCTTGAGGGTTCCGACAACGACGAACTTCGACTCCTCTCCGAACGACGGCGTTACGACCAGCTGGAGCCAGCCAACTCCTAGTGTTCAGTCCCGCAAATAACTGATAGAATATGAAGTGTCTCCCGGGGGAGTCTTTCCATGGCCGTCGGCCGTCCGATGCCGCCGCTGGTCCTCACAGGGGACGAAGTTCAGCAGTTGCAGGCCCTTGCCCATTCCCGATCCCTGCCGCATTCGATCGTGCAGCGCGCCCAGATCGTGTTGGCCTGCGGCGCTGGTGAAACCAACACCGCTATCGCCAGACGGATGGGCCTGACCGGAATGACCGTTGGCAAATGGCGCAAGCGATATCGGGAGCTGGGCTTGGAAGGTCTGCACGACGAGCTCCGCCCCGGCCGGCCGCGCACCTACGAGGACGACAAGGTTGCCGAGGTGATCAACCGGGCCCTGCAGACCAAGCCCGCCGATGGCAGCACCCAGTGGTCAGCGCGTTCTCTGGCAGCCGCCACAGGAATTTCAAAAACCACCGTTCACCGCTGGCTGCAGACCTTCTCGGTCCAGCCGCATCGGCAGAAGCATTTCAAATTGCCGACCGATCCGTTCTTTGTTGAGAAGGTCCGCGACATCGTTGGCCTGTACCTGAATCCACCCGAGAACGCTGTCGTGCTCTGCGTTGATGAGAAGACGCAGATCCAGGCCCTAGACCGCACTCAGCCGCTGTTGCCCATGGGCCTGGGCTACGTGGAAGGTGTGACGCATGACTACATCCGCCACGGCACCACCACCCTGTTCGCCGCACTGGATGTGGCCACCGGTGCGGTAATCGCCGAATGCAAGCCCAGGCACCGGCACCAGGAGTTCCTCAGCTTCTTGCGAAGGATCGACAAGGAGGTGCCCAAGGAGCTCGATCTGCACCTGATCGTCGACAACTACTGCACTCACAAGCACACCAAAGTGAAGGCCTGGCTGGCGCAGCGGCCTCGTTTCCACGTCCACTACACCCCCACCTACGCCTCCTGGCTCAACCAGGTGGAGCGATGGTTTGGGATCATCACCCAGAAGGCGATTCGGCGCGGCAGCTTCTCGAGCGTCAAAGAGCTGATCAACAAGATCGAGCAGTTCGTGGCGGCCTACGACAAGACCAAGGTGCCGTTCAAGTGGACCGCCCACGCCGACTCAATCCTGGAGAAGCTCCAGCGACTTTGCTCGCAAATCTCCGGGACGGCACACTAGAGCGCATCGTCAGCAACTCCCCGCACAATGCGGGAGAGCTCACTGCGCTCATCGGTGGTGATGCGGTGGGGAACACCGGAAATGATCCGCTCGAAGTTTGAGAAGGAATCCTTGATCTCAGGGCCATTGCTGGTGATCACAAATTCACGGATACCCTTGTCGTGCCAGGAGCCCCGCATCTTGAACACATTGAGGGCGCGGGCCATCTCACCGCGAATCTCCACGTACTGCAGCAACAGGATCGTATCCGTAATGGTGGATATGTGGGAGTCGGTAATCGAGTGGCTGCCCATGAACTCCTCAGAGGTGTTCGTAAAGAAACCGGCGATCTCCTCCTGCTTGGCGTAGCCAGTCACACCGATAACAAACTGTCTAAAGGCATTGTGACTGACACCCCTCGCCAGAGCGGAGAGCGAATCAATCGCCATACGCGAGGGCTTGAACTGGCTGATCTCCGTTTTAATTATTTGGAGATGGTCTTCCAAGCCAGTCGATTCTGGATAGGCACAGATGATTTTGAGCAGGCCGTCCTGCTCCATCTTTTCAAAATCAATGCCCCAACTGGTCGCATTGCGCAGCAACTGGGCCCGGGATTCCTCATAGGCAAACAAAATCGCCCGCTCCCTGCTGCGGCATGCATCCTCAACAAACTTGGAAACCAGCAGGGTCTTGCCCGTACCGGTGGCACCAGTGGCCAGAATGATTGAGTCCTTGAAGAAACCGCCACCACACATCTCGTCGAGCTTGGGCACCCCGGAGCTGATGCGCACATTGGAAGATCGCTGGGTGAGACGCATGGCACCCAGGGGGAAAACGCTGATGCCATGGCCACCCATGGTGAAGGGAAATTCACCCTTCATATGGGTGGTGCCCCGCAATTTTAAAATCTCAGCCGTGCGCCGCCGCCGCTCACCCTCGAGCACATTGCGCAAAATCACAACATTGTCTGAAACAAATTCTTCCACCCCGTAGCGGGCAATCGGACCATATTCATCAATTCGCTCGGTGGTCATCACCGTAGTGACGCCAATCTCCTTGAGCCGGGCAATCAACCTGAAGATTTCACGCCGCACTACCGAAACCGCATCATATTGCTGAAAAACGGCGGTTATCGAATCAATCGCAACCCGCTTTGCCTTATATTTACGGATGGCATAGTTGATTCTCTCGATCAAGCCCGAGAGATCAAAACTGCCGGCCACATCCTGGCCCTCGGGATCCGGCGAGGCATCAAGAATAAACAGCTTATCCTGCTCAACCATGCTCTGAAGATCCCAGCCAAAGCTAGCCGCATTGCGCAATATATCCAGAGGCGATTCCTCAAATGTCACAAAAATGCCAGGCTCGTTGTACTGGCGGATCCCGTTGTAGAGAAAATTGAGCGAGAAAATTGTCTTGCCGGTGCCGGAAGTACCGCTGATCAGGGTGGAGCGGCCAATGGGCAGGCCCCCATGGCAGACATCATCGAAGCCCTCGATCCCAGTCGGGAGCTTCTGAACCTGCATCAGGGCATTACTGGTAGGGCTTGGTTCCTGCATCGACAGTTAGGGTCTGATCAAAAGCTACTCAAGGCAGCGGCCCATGAGAAGGGAGAAGATCTATAGGAGCCGTGGGCGGGGCTCAGGCTGGATTTTCCTCTGGCCCCTGCTCGTCCGAGCCATCTTCACTGAGCTCCTCATAGAGAAGATCTAGGCCGATCAACACCCGCTCCCGATCTGAGAGGTCGCCAATGATGCGGCGCACGGGGGGGGGCAGGATCTTGGCCAGGGTGGGGGTGGCCAGAATTTTGTCTTCTTCAGCCAACTGGGGGTTTTTCAACACATCTATCACCTTGAGGGCATAGACGCCGAGAAACTCCGTTTCCAGAATGTTGCGCAGGGTCTTGAGGGCGCGCATCGAGTTTGGCGTATTGCCCGCCACGTAAAGCTTAAGGATGTAGGTCTTGCGGGGAGTCATGTTTCAGGAGCGTCCTGGTTCAAACCATTGTGGGCTGGCCGGTTGCCTGGAGCGGGATGGCTGCCAAGGGAGCATCGGGTGGGATGGAGCGGCGATACATCTCGCAGAGATGGGCCATCACATCAAGGAGGGCTAATCGATAGTCCCGAAGAAAATCGTTCTTGTGTCCTTCCAGCTTGAGGCGCTGCGAGAAAGCATCAATGAGATTCACGTGAATCTCAACAGTTTTTGTAATTGGCAAATCGCTAAAAAAAGCAGTATTCACAAAGCTTTCCAGGGCCTGGTTGGCAGCAGCCGGATCCCGAAAGTAACTGAGCAGCAGGTCTCGGTAGGTGCGTTCGAGCGAATGGAACAGCTCTTCCCGTTCCAGCTCGGGCAGGTTGCGCAAAAAGCGGGAGGGATCGCGCTTGTAAAAAACTCCCACATAGCCCAGGCGGCCCTTCAGCCGATTGGCCAGCTTCCAGCCCTCCGGGGTCTCGGGCTTGGTCTGCCCGAGGGGCGGGCTAGCCCCAGCCCTAGGGCCGCGCTGGAGGACCCGAGAGATGGCGGCATCGAGGCTGTAGCTGAGCTGCTCGAGCTGATCTGGGGGCAGGTGCACCTCCGCTTGATGGAATTCGGTCTGACCGCTGACCGCACCGATCACCACTGCTGGCAGCTGCAGGCCCAGGTCTGAAAGGGCCTGATAGGCCTGGCTCTCCAGGGCGCCCTCCTCCAATACCAGGGCATCAAACTCCTCGCGGCGCAGCTCCAGCTGCGCCACAGGATTGGCGTCGGGATCGAGCCACACCATCCGCCAGCGGCCGCCGGCGAGCCAGCGGCCGCAAGCCTCCTGGAGAGAAGAATCGCGGATCAGCGAAGCAATGGTGAGAGCCGGTTCGGGCATGGACCGCTTCAACGGCGGGACAACCCGCAGCAAAGGCCACCAAATGTTGACTAAAGGAAGGCCGAAACGGGAAGATTGTTGTTTGTTTTCCCATTTTGTGCGCCAGGCCCAATGACGGCCTGCTCCTTCGCTAGTCAAGGAGCCTCCGTCAGCCTGGCCACGCCCTTGCCGCCATGAGCTCAACTCCAGGAAACACGTCCGAAAACACGTCCACAGCCGAGCTGCCCAGCCCAGCTGCTGGGGCCCCAACCGGCCCCTACGCCATTGTTGAAACTTCAGGTCAGCAGTTCTGGCTGCAACCCAACCGCTACTACGACCTCGACCGGATCGCCCTGGAGGTGGACGGCACCTTAACCATCGACAACGTGCTGTTGGTAAACGACGGCAAGGCGACCACCCTGGGCCAGCCCTACGTCAAAGGGGCCACCGTGGAGCTCAAGGTGATGGCCCATCGCCGCGGCACAAAAATCATCGTCTACAAGATGCGCCCCAAAAAGAAAACCAGGCGTAAAAACGGCCACCGTCAAGAACTGACCCGGGTGATGGTCGAGTCGATCAGCGTCAGCGGCAAGCCGATCGCCTGAAGCAAGTTTCCATTTCCATTCCCCCTGATTTCTCCGATCCATGGCCCACAAGAAAGGCACAGGCTCCACTCGCAACGGTCGCGACTCAAACTCCAAGCGCCTCGGCGTCAAGCGCTATGGCGGTGAAACCGTCAGCGCCGGTTCGATCCTGATCCGCCAGCGCGGCACCTCCGTGCTGCCCGGCGTCAACGTCGGCCGGGGTTCGGACGACACCCTCTATGCCCTCGTGGCTGGGGTAGTGAAATTCGAAAGCATCAAGCGCGGCCTGCGCAACCGCAAACGCATCAACATCGCCGTCGCCTAAAGGTCGGCTTAGGCCAACCGGTAGGCCCGGGTAGTGATCAAGAAGGGGTGAAACACCTCCAGGAAACGGCCAGAGAGGGTGCGGAAAAAGCTTTCCACCAGCTCCGGGGCGTCGAAATGGAAGGGGTATTCCCCCTGAAAACCCTTGAAGAAATACCAGTTGAGCAGGGCGGTCCCCGCCGGGCCCAACCTGTCTGCAAAGATCTCCAGCTGGGCTGAGGGATCGGGGAGATGTTCGAGCACATCCAGACACACGATCGTGTCGAAGCACCGCGGTAGAGCCGGATCAGCCAGATCCCGGTAGCAGCCCAGCTTCGCCGCCAGGCCCAGCTCGGTGGCCCGGGCCTCCACAAAGGCGCGGTTGTGGGGGTTGAGATCGACGAACCACACCCGCTCCACCTGGGGCAGGGCCGCCGCCGCCAGGGCATGGCTGCCGATGCCGCCGCCGAAGTCCAGCAGCTGCCCCTGGGCGAAGAGCTGCTGCAGGCGCAGGGTGTCGGCGATGTAGTCGGCACTGCCCAGGTGCCAGGCCGCCAGCTCCAGCAGGTGGCCGGTGCCCACAGCATCTTCATAGAACTGCTCCACCCGCTCGGGATCGAAGGAGCCTGGATGGAGGGCGGCCAGATCGTCGGTGCTGCTGGGCAGGCGGCCCTCAAGCTCTTCGGGCGCTATCGCCAGGAAGGCGGCCAGCTGGGCGCGCAGGCCAAAACCATCGGCCAGAAAGCGCCCAACCCCCAGCCCCGTCTCCGCCATGGCCAAAGTCACCCTGAGCAGTGCAGGGCCAAGCTAAGGGTCAGGGGGCGGAAGCCCCATCGCTCAGTCAGGCAGCTCGGCCCCCGCTTCGGGCACCTCCAGCCAGTGGCGCAACCAGGCCACCAGGCCGTAGAAGGGCAGGGTGTCAACCAAAGCGGCCAGGGCCTTGAACAGGTAGCCACTGGCAATGAAAGAAACCAGCTGGGGCCAGACGGGCTCGCCGGGCCGCACCGGCAACACATGGCTGGCGTAGTGACTAATAAGCACCACGGCACTGGTATCGACCAGTTGGCTCACCAGGGTGGAGCCGTTGTTTCGCAGCCAGAGGGCCTTGCCCCCACTGAAGCGCTTCCAGAAATGGAACAGCCGCACATCGGTGAATTGGGCCGCCAGGTAGGCGACCATCGAGGCCCCGACAGCCCCAAATGCCAGACGACGCACCTCGAAGAAGGTGGCGTCCGGCGCACCGGCAACCCCCGGCAGGATGCCGCCAAGCCAAAGAATAAGCACGATCCAGCCATTGAGGGCGAGCCCGACCCACACCAGCTGGCCCGCCTTCTGCTCACCCCACAGCTCACTGATCAGGTCTGTGCACAGGAAGGTGACCGGATAGGGCAGGGCCCCCACCGCCACCACGATCGGCCAGGAGCCGATCGTGCCCAGCTGGAGAAAGCGAGTGAGACCGAGGATATTGAGCATGCCCATGGTGCCCAGGAAAATCCCGGCCAGCACCAAAAACGTCAGGTCCCGGCGCTGCTGCAGGGTCATCGAAGCGGATCATGGGACCCTGCAAGGCTGACGCTCCCATCCATGCCTGACCAGCCCTGCGGCTTTCTGGTGCTCGATAAGCCCGCGGGCCTCACCTCCCACGCCTGTGTCGCCCGGGTGCGGCGCGCCTACAAGCTCAAGCGCGTGGGCCATGGCGGCACCCTCGATCCAGCCGTGACCGGGGTGCTGCCGCTCGCCCTGGGGCCCGCCACCCGGCTGCTGCCCTACCTGGAGGGGGACAAGACCTACCGGGGCGTGGTGCAACTGGGGGTGCGCACCGTCAGCGACGACCTCGAGGGGGAGGTGCTGGCCCGAGCCGCCGTGCCTGTCCTCGAGGCAGGGGATCTCACTGCGGCCCTGGCGGCTTTCCGGGGCAAGATCCAGCAGGTGCCTCCCCAGGTGTCGGCCGTGCATGTAGACGGCCAACGGGCCTACAAGCGGGTGCGCCAGGGGGAACAACTGGAACTGGCAGCCCGGCCGGTGACGGTGCATCGCCTGGAACTGCTGGGCTGGGATCCCGCCAGTGGAGCCCTGGAGGTGGAGGTGGCCTGCTCGGCCGGCACCTACATCCGCGCCCTGGCCAGGGACCTGGGGGAAGCCCTGGGCTGCGGTGGTGCCCTGGCCAGCCTGCGCCGCACCGGGGCCCTGGGCTTTGACCTGGAGCAGGCCGTGCCCCTGGCATGCCTCGATCAGCTCCCCCTGCCGCCCCTACTGGATCCCCTGGCGGCCCTGGCCCATCTACCCCGCCGGCAGCTGGCCGAGGCGGAGCAGGCGGACTGGCGCTGCGGGCGGGCCATCGGCCAGATCCTGCCCCTGGAGGCCGGACAAGCGGTGGTGGTGCTTAGCCAGGATGGCAACCTGGCCGGCATGGCCCGCGCCAGAGGTGAAGGCCTGCTGCAACCCAAGCTGGTGTTCAACGCTGCTGGCTGAACCAGACCGGCTGAACCAGCCCACCTGAACCAGACCAGCCCCCTCGCTCAATTCTCCCCCCCACTCCGATGGCCGGCCACAGCAAGTGGGCCCAGATCAAGCGCACCAAGGCCGTGGTCGATGCCAAGCGGGGGGCCGTATTCACCCGGCTGGGGCGGGAAATCACGGTGGCAGCCCGCAGCGGTGCCGATCCGACCGGCAACTTCCAGCTGCGCACAGCCATCGAGAAGGCCAAGGCCGCCGGGATGCCCAACGCCAACATCGAGCGGGCGATCGCCAAGGGTTCGGGCCAGGGCAGCGGCTCCGGCGAAGCCTTTGAAGCCGTGCGTTACGAGGGCTACGGCCCCGGCGGCGTGGCGGTGCTGGTGGAGGCCTTCACCGACAACCGCAACCGCACTGCCGCCGAGGTGCGCCTGGCCTTCGGCAAACATAACGGCAGCCTGGGTGAGACGGGCTGCGTCGGCTACCTGTTTGAGCAGCGCTCGGTGGTGCAACTGGCCGCTGGGGATGGCCAAGCCATCGATGAAGAGGCCCTGCTGGAGGGGTTGCTGGCCCTGGAGGAGCAGGGCGGCCCCGCCGCCCTCGGCTACAGCCCGCTCGAGCAAGGGGCCCTGGAGGTGTTCGGCGGCTTCGCCGACCTGGAGGCCCTGCAGGACGGCCTGCGCCGCCAGGGCTGGGCAGTGGCGGGCTGGGAACACCGCTGGATTCCCCAGACCACCTGCCCCCTCAGCGATGCCGACAGCCTGCGCGCCTGCCTGCGCCTGCTCGATGCCCTTGAGGAATTGGAAGATGGGCGCAGCGTCACCAGCAACCTGGAGGCCGACGAGGCGCTGCTGGCGGAGGTGATGGGCTGAGAGCAGGGGCTCCAAGCACCTGCCAACCCACTTAAGGATCCTCTCGGATCGTTTGGGCATCAACCCGCCGCAGAAAATCGATCAGACCCTGGATGTAAACCACCTGGTCATCAACCATCGCCATATGGCTTCCATTCGGGCAGTGGAGATGGGAACCCCGCGGCAGAGCCTTGGCCATGGCCGCCATCTGCTGGGGATCCATGGTGTCGTGGGCGGCACCAATGGTGAGAGTGGGAACCTGAATCCGGGGTAAATCAGCCCTGCGATCCCACTGGGCCAACTTGCCATGGGTGCCCAGCTCACTGGGACCCTGCATGGGGATGTAGACCTTCGGATTGAGGTGCTCAAATGCACGCAGAACCGAATCGGGCCATTGGGCATAGGGCCGGCGCAACACGCGGCGCTCGTAGTGGTGCGGGATCAACAACTCCATATAGCGCGGGTTGTCGTAATCCTCGGCAGCTTCGATGGCCTAGAGCTCGGCCAGAACACCCGCTGGCAGTTGACACATAAAACGATCTTCAGCGTAGCGATTGTACTCTGGCACACTCCAGACCATATTGGAAATTATCAATCTCTTCAGATATTGCTGGTAGCGCAGCGCATACTCAATCGCCAGTATCCCGCCCCAGGAGTGACCAAGCAAGAAAAAATTGCTGCCATCGAGAGCCAGGGCTTGACGCACCTGCTCCACCTCATCTACAAAACGCCCGATCTCCCAGAGATCAGCGTGATCGGGCTGACTGCTGTGAAAAGAACCGAGCTGGTCGTAGAAATAGAGCTCGATTCCCGCCTGGGGTAGAAAACCGTCAAACACCTCGAAATACTCGTGGGTGCAGCCCGGTCCGCCATGGAGCAGCAACAGCTTGAGGTGCGGACTCGCACCGCTGCGGCGTGTCCACACCTCAAAGGTGCCGAAGTCAGTGCGCACCGGAATGCTGCGAACACCGGAACCGGGCGGAGCTGAAGAAGGCGGCATCGGCAAGGTCGACAAAAAGCCTTAAATCATCATGGCTCCACCTCTGGCGACAGCCGATCACCTACAGGGGCCAGGCCCCTGTAGGAACGCCCCTAGGGCAGCCTGATCTGCCACCACCTCCAGCCGGGGGTGGTGCTGCAGCCAGCTGGCGGGTATCTCAGGGCAGGGGGGCTCCTGCAAAGCCCGTTTCAAGATGGCGGCCTTACTGGCGCCGGTGACCACCAGCAGGATTTGCCCTGCAGCAAGGATCTCCGCCAATCCAAGCGTGATCGCCTGGGCCGGCACCGCCTCGGGATCGCCGCCAAAGGCGCCAGCGTTCTGGGTCCGGGTGGCGGCGCTGAGGGTCAGGCAGCGGCAGGGGGCCTCAGCGCTGCAGGGGGGCTCGTTGAAGCCCACATGGCCGTTTAAGCCCAGACCGAGCAGCTGTAGCCCCACGCCACCGGCAACCGCGAGCGCGGCCCCATAGCGCCGGGCTTCAGCCTGGGGATCGGCCGCCAGGCCATCGGGCAGCAGCACCTGCTCCGGCCGCAAGCCCAGGGGGGCCTGCAGCTGGCCGGCCATGAAAGCCTTGAAGGAGCGCGGATCGTGGGGC
Protein-coding regions in this window:
- a CDS encoding ATP-binding protein — encoded protein: MSWRQALNRWWQEFSLQTKLLAVATLVVSLLMTGITFLALNGIQRDAQLGDTRYARDLGLLLSANVTPLVAEGNDRELAAVADRFWRSSRSLRYVFFADPEGVIYLGIPIGASSGSSELLLSRRLELPEDLRKRPDTPLIRQHLSPDGQVTDVFVPMVSEGKYLGVMALGINPNETLLASAALTREVTVAVFISIWVLVILGAVFNALTITRPVKELLQGVRSITGGNFETRLALPVGGELGELLEGFNAMAAQLEDYKAANIEELTAAQVKQESLIATMADGAVLLDAEGAIVLANPTARRLFRWEGRKLEGSDLIAELPERLAMELQSALESLICSARDSADVRCRFGEPPRTLRIVLQSVRDATGESLKGIAVTIQDLSREVELNAAQSRFISNVSHELRTPLFNIKSYVETLHDLGDQLTEAEKKEFLGIANDETDRLTRLVNDVLDLSRLESERVWTLEPMELTAAIEQTLRTYRLNADEKEVALDFHADPQLPRILGNWDLLLQVFDNLVGNALKFTPKGGRLQLRAYPWPDLCQLTPGTEPNSESPSCELTSPLPRLRIEISDSGCGISEADKERIFERFYRVENAVHTEAGTGLGLSIVRGILEKHGTQVRMASEPGTGSTFWFDLPLEGSDNDELRLLSERRRYDQLEPANS
- a CDS encoding IS630 family transposase, which gives rise to MAVGRPMPPLVLTGDEVQQLQALAHSRSLPHSIVQRAQIVLACGAGETNTAIARRMGLTGMTVGKWRKRYRELGLEGLHDELRPGRPRTYEDDKVAEVINRALQTKPADGSTQWSARSLAAATGISKTTVHRWLQTFSVQPHRQKHFKLPTDPFFVEKVRDIVGLYLNPPENAVVLCVDEKTQIQALDRTQPLLPMGLGYVEGVTHDYIRHGTTTLFAALDVATGAVIAECKPRHRHQEFLSFLRRIDKEVPKELDLHLIVDNYCTHKHTKVKAWLAQRPRFHVHYTPTYASWLNQVERWFGIITQKAIRRGSFSSVKELINKIEQFVAAYDKTKVPFKWTAHADSILEKLQRLCSQISGTAH
- the kaiC gene encoding circadian clock protein KaiC, translated to MQEPSPTSNALMQVQKLPTGIEGFDDVCHGGLPIGRSTLISGTSGTGKTIFSLNFLYNGIRQYNEPGIFVTFEESPLDILRNAASFGWDLQSMVEQDKLFILDASPDPEGQDVAGSFDLSGLIERINYAIRKYKAKRVAIDSITAVFQQYDAVSVVRREIFRLIARLKEIGVTTVMTTERIDEYGPIARYGVEEFVSDNVVILRNVLEGERRRRTAEILKLRGTTHMKGEFPFTMGGHGISVFPLGAMRLTQRSSNVRISSGVPKLDEMCGGGFFKDSIILATGATGTGKTLLVSKFVEDACRSRERAILFAYEESRAQLLRNATSWGIDFEKMEQDGLLKIICAYPESTGLEDHLQIIKTEISQFKPSRMAIDSLSALARGVSHNAFRQFVIGVTGYAKQEEIAGFFTNTSEEFMGSHSITDSHISTITDTILLLQYVEIRGEMARALNVFKMRGSWHDKGIREFVITSNGPEIKDSFSNFERIISGVPHRITTDERSELSRIVRGVADDAL
- the kaiB gene encoding circadian clock protein KaiB, producing MTPRKTYILKLYVAGNTPNSMRALKTLRNILETEFLGVYALKVIDVLKNPQLAEEDKILATPTLAKILPPPVRRIIGDLSDRERVLIGLDLLYEELSEDGSDEQGPEENPA
- a CDS encoding circadian clock protein KaiA; its protein translation is MPEPALTIASLIRDSSLQEACGRWLAGGRWRMVWLDPDANPVAQLELRREEFDALVLEEGALESQAYQALSDLGLQLPAVVIGAVSGQTEFHQAEVHLPPDQLEQLSYSLDAAISRVLQRGPRAGASPPLGQTKPETPEGWKLANRLKGRLGYVGVFYKRDPSRFLRNLPELEREELFHSLERTYRDLLLSYFRDPAAANQALESFVNTAFFSDLPITKTVEIHVNLIDAFSQRLKLEGHKNDFLRDYRLALLDVMAHLCEMYRRSIPPDAPLAAIPLQATGQPTMV
- the rplU gene encoding 50S ribosomal protein L21, with protein sequence MSSTPGNTSENTSTAELPSPAAGAPTGPYAIVETSGQQFWLQPNRYYDLDRIALEVDGTLTIDNVLLVNDGKATTLGQPYVKGATVELKVMAHRRGTKIIVYKMRPKKKTRRKNGHRQELTRVMVESISVSGKPIA
- the rpmA gene encoding 50S ribosomal protein L27, producing MAHKKGTGSTRNGRDSNSKRLGVKRYGGETVSAGSILIRQRGTSVLPGVNVGRGSDDTLYALVAGVVKFESIKRGLRNRKRINIAVA
- a CDS encoding bifunctional 2-polyprenyl-6-hydroxyphenol methylase/3-demethylubiquinol 3-O-methyltransferase UbiG, whose amino-acid sequence is MAETGLGVGRFLADGFGLRAQLAAFLAIAPEELEGRLPSSTDDLAALHPGSFDPERVEQFYEDAVGTGHLLELAAWHLGSADYIADTLRLQQLFAQGQLLDFGGGIGSHALAAAALPQVERVWFVDLNPHNRAFVEARATELGLAAKLGCYRDLADPALPRCFDTIVCLDVLEHLPDPSAQLEIFADRLGPAGTALLNWYFFKGFQGEYPFHFDAPELVESFFRTLSGRFLEVFHPFLITTRAYRLA
- a CDS encoding queuosine precursor transporter, with amino-acid sequence MTLQQRRDLTFLVLAGIFLGTMGMLNILGLTRFLQLGTIGSWPIVVAVGALPYPVTFLCTDLISELWGEQKAGQLVWVGLALNGWIVLILWLGGILPGVAGAPDATFFEVRRLAFGAVGASMVAYLAAQFTDVRLFHFWKRFSGGKALWLRNNGSTLVSQLVDTSAVVLISHYASHVLPVRPGEPVWPQLVSFIASGYLFKALAALVDTLPFYGLVAWLRHWLEVPEAGAELPD
- the truB gene encoding tRNA pseudouridine(55) synthase TruB, encoding MPDQPCGFLVLDKPAGLTSHACVARVRRAYKLKRVGHGGTLDPAVTGVLPLALGPATRLLPYLEGDKTYRGVVQLGVRTVSDDLEGEVLARAAVPVLEAGDLTAALAAFRGKIQQVPPQVSAVHVDGQRAYKRVRQGEQLELAARPVTVHRLELLGWDPASGALEVEVACSAGTYIRALARDLGEALGCGGALASLRRTGALGFDLEQAVPLACLDQLPLPPLLDPLAALAHLPRRQLAEAEQADWRCGRAIGQILPLEAGQAVVVLSQDGNLAGMARARGEGLLQPKLVFNAAG
- a CDS encoding YebC/PmpR family DNA-binding transcriptional regulator — protein: MAGHSKWAQIKRTKAVVDAKRGAVFTRLGREITVAARSGADPTGNFQLRTAIEKAKAAGMPNANIERAIAKGSGQGSGSGEAFEAVRYEGYGPGGVAVLVEAFTDNRNRTAAEVRLAFGKHNGSLGETGCVGYLFEQRSVVQLAAGDGQAIDEEALLEGLLALEEQGGPAALGYSPLEQGALEVFGGFADLEALQDGLRRQGWAVAGWEHRWIPQTTCPLSDADSLRACLRLLDALEELEDGRSVTSNLEADEALLAEVMG
- a CDS encoding proline iminopeptidase-family hydrolase translates to MPPSSAPPGSGVRSIPVRTDFGTFEVWTRRSGASPHLKLLLLHGGPGCTHEYFEVFDGFLPQAGIELYFYDQLGSFHSSQPDHADLWEIGRFVDEVEQVRQALALDGSNFFLLGHSWGGILAIEYALRYQQYLKRLIISNMVWSVPEYNRYAEDRFMCQLPAGVLAEL
- a CDS encoding glucosamine-6-phosphate deaminase; translation: MQLLALADAQAVAAAAAERLLQARQAQPQRPLGLATGRTMVPVYAALRQQLGRLGSQQQRQIRADWLSFNLDEYVGLGPHDPRSFKAFMAGQLQAPLGLRPEQVLLPDGLAADPQAEARRYGAALAVAGGVGLQLLGLGLNGHVGFNEPPCSAEAPCRCLTLSAATRTQNAGAFGGDPEAVPAQAITLGLAEILAAGQILLVVTGASKAAILKRALQEPPCPEIPASWLQHHPRLEVVADQAALGAFLQGPGPCR